The stretch of DNA TGACCTCCATACAAAAGCGCTGGGATGAGGAGCTTGTTTCCGGCCGCTTCAGGCCACAAGAGAACGAGTGGGCACACCACTTGTTTCAACAACGTCATTCGGCCCACGCCGAGCCGCGCGCGGTGCTGGAATGCCTCAAACTCTTACACGAGACAGGAAGGCTGCGGGAACGCATGCGCGTGGCGGTGGTGACGGATCATGTGGCCATTGTCCTTGCACAAAGAAAGGCTAACGGCTATGGGGGCATCGGTCGTGGTGGCTCGCTCAACTTGCTTTACGAGTGGGTTTACGACAAGTTCCACACCGACGGAATCGCCGCCGTGTTCTACTACATTCCTGGTCCCCAGAACCCGGCGGACAGTCTCTCACGACAGTTCGCTGGCCACGAGTTGCTGAAGGAATGGGAAGGGACGGGTGAGGAGGTCCCTTTCCTACGAAGTACTTTTGTCCGCTCTGCGAAGCGTCGCGTTGACCTATGGGGGCACATCAACAAAAGATGGGTCCACATGGGCGACGCCAAAAAAGAGGGGACCGGCACACCAGTGAGAAGGCGACACAAAACCGTCGACAGCGACGACCTTCCCACAAAGAATTGAACCTGTGTATGTTTCTGCAATGCCGTGATGATAACGCACGCCTGGCGAGCGACATCACGCAGCGGAAGGTGAATACGCACCTGAATGCTTCATCTCAAGCGCCCGGAAGCGAACACTACaaagttcttccttttcgcttcCTTCTTTCTTTTCTCCTTCTCGTCACGTAACTGTGACTCCTAGAGCGAGAGGTTTTAACTAGAGGGTTGTTGACATGGGCGCGTTGGGGACCGACCTCGGCGCCCCTCGACGGAAGAAGCAACGCGCTCGCCTGGGCGCCAAGCGACGTGTGTGGCATGCGGCCTCGCCGGCCCGGCGACAGCACCCGTGTGGGGCAGGTTTCCCTAAACATAGTGGGCGAAAGAAGAGGGAGGAAAAGAAGGGGGAGGGTCGACAAAGACAGGAAAGAAATCCGCATCGAGAGATAACGAGCACACTGCCGCACATGGGTGCATAACACTGGTGAACGCGTCAGGAATAGTTTATCTTGACTCCAGCGGCTGTGTTGCCGCCCTGCGTCGACCGTCGCCGCCGCAGCCTTTTTTCTTCTGTGGTTGTGCGTTCGGGAAAGCAAAATCATTGAAATAACGGACACGCGCTCTGGCAGCAAAGTGGAAAGGCACAAAGCtggagaaagaaaaataaagaggGTGATAGAAAAAAAGGAGAGAGCAAAGTATGCTTTCATTCCGTCAGACAAGCAGAGGATGAGGCACGTGCGAGGCCTTCATGGGGTTGCAGGATTCACAAGAGGGGAGACTGTCACAGAAAAGCTGGTTACTCGCATCTTTACAGCCGGAAAAGGAAGTCAACGGTGGAAGGGAGGGGGAGGGAAGGGTAAAAGTAAAGGAAGCAAAGGAGATAAAGAGGCGTGGAAAACTTGAAACTTCAGAGTTGCAGAGGGATCATCGCTTCGTGGTAGTGGGTCTCCTGGAGGCGGAGCGCCACCGAGGtgtgcgcagcagcagcaggaaCACCGGTGACGCTTTACTGACAGATGTTTTCATAGTATCCGAGGTAGCTCTGAAGGCAAGTGCGCAGCGGCATGGTGGCAGTCGAGGCAGTACCAGTGCAGTCACCGGAACTGTATGACTTCTCCACAATTTCGTTTGCGGTGCATTCAAAGATGGTCGAACCTCTGCCCTTGCCAATGATGCAACTGCCGACGGGCTGGGTGACGCTGGAGCAAAGGAGGGTGCACTTCGAGTTGAAGCAGGAGCGCTGCACAAATTTCATCTCTCCGGGAGTGGGGGTGGAAGTGGGGTGTCGAGAGGTCGTGGGACTGTCGCCGACTGTGACGGAAACAGCGTAGTCGGACATCATACACACGTTGGCGCCCTTTTTCAGGTGGATGTAGCCTTCCTCGCCCCAGGTGGGGCCCCAGGAGTTCTTTACGATCCAGTACGGGGGAGTGGCAGAATCGTTGTAGCCAACGGCAAGGACGCCGTGATTCAGCTGATAGCCGAAGCAGGAGGAAAGCACACCACCGGAGTAGAATTTGCCATGTGGTGGCGTCCACCGCGATGGCCACGGGACCGTTCTCAGCGAGCCAAGCGGCAATGTTTGCCTCGTTGCCGGAGAGATCCACGTAACCGGTGATGGTAGCGCCAACCTCCCCCGGCGCGGTCTTGCATGCCTCAACCTGGCCACCGCCAGAGGCGTACGGGTAGCTGTCCTCCGTGTACACTTGTCCCCCGGTGTTCTGGAGAAGCCAATCGTAGGCCTGGGCCATGAGGCCACCGTTGCAGGCCGCATCAACCGTGTCGCAGCTAACCAACTGCTGCTCAGAGAGAGTAACAAGCCCGTTACCGGCAACGGCGTTGATGCCCTCGATGGCACCGATGGCGGAGAAGGCCCAGCAGGAGCCGCAGCTGCCCTGATCCTTCACTGCGGTCACGGCGTTGTTTCCCGCCAGTCGTAGGATGCCGGGGCGGCTGTGCGGACGACAGCCTCAGCCGTGGGCGTTGGCTTGTTCGCGTCGTTGGCAAAGAAGGAGGCGCCGTTCGCGTACTGGGCCTGGAACTCTTCCGGGGTGAGATCGGTGAACTTATTAGGGGCAAAGCGGGCATGGGGTTCACTGCTTGCAGAGACTGCATCGTGCGCATATTCTGCGCGAACACCGTCATGCGGTGGTTTTCCTCTGCCTTTGTGGCGTACACTTTGCCATACTGTTCCTTGAATGAAGCGAAGTGCGCCTCAACGGCAGAATTCACTTGGTAAGGCGGAGGCAGTAGTGGCCATGGCAAAGGCCACCATTACCAGCAGCACAACGATCACTTTGGCGGTCATTCGTCCGTGCTTTAATCTTTTTTCCGTTCGAACGTTTTGTGTGTACAAAAAGGCAAACACGAGATCGGAAAAGCGAGCCTCCGGcgagtatgtgtgtgagtgtgtgtgtgcgcaaagGGGAGGGGGAGGGGGGAGGGGGGAGATGCTGGGAACCTGATTGCAAGTTCTAAAAGGAATACAAAACGCAGGATCACAGTTGGTGAAGACACAGAAAGCAGAAATGGCGTGAATGTGCGGTAAAAAGTGCCAGGAAGCTGTCACAATAGtcttgatttgaaaaaaaaaatgaccaCCCTGTGTATTATAGGCGCAACtgaaaaagcaaaatcaagAAGTAGCtacaaaaaggcaaaaaaaaaagaaaatgagtgAGAGAGTTAAACTGAAAAGGAGACCTTTTTCCTTTGCAAAACAAATGGACAGATGCAGAGAGGCATCGGCGCAACAACAAGCGTCAATGAAGAGAACCATGATGCAGATCGCCAACAAGATATCGCAACACTGTCTTGCTCTGATGCTGTGTCGTAGTGTACATCAGTATCAATTGGGCACTCACAAGAATTGTGTCAACGCCCAAGAGTGGGCAACAATTCCTCTCCGCGTGACCGATTCATCTTCTTCTTGCTTGTTCAAAGATATGCAGCACATTGTTGTTCCTCAACGATCTAAAGCCCGAGCATACTAGGCAGTGAAACGGCCCAAGGTACACcaaagaccaaaaaaaaaaacatgaccGACTCCACAAATGGAAAAAAGAAGTGAACGATAACAAGGCTAGATCACTACTTGCTGGTGAGTTTCTTCTTCCTTCAATAGGCATCCCAGCACACCATGCAGTACCGGCCTCCGTCCATGTTCGGTTGGTTGGTGGCGTACGTCATGACGTTTTGTGCGCGCAGCGGTCCATCGCACCCGTCGTGGAATCACGGAGAATAGGCCGCTTGACAGGTTTTTGGACACTTTTGCTCGCTGGCCAGGTGCAATCCGTCGTTTATCCTCCTCAACGACATCCTTCACAAAGTGCTTGCAGAGAAGAGGGGTCGGCTCGGGGATTGCCAGTCATCGCGTTACGATTGACGTACTGCTTCTGCGAGAAGATGAAGCTCACCAGGTCAGGGTTGATAGCGTCCCCGGTGGCTTGCCTGCAGAAATCAGCGACCAAAGGGACTGCCTCGGCTGCGCCAGCCTCTTCGTTTTGCCATGAAGAGCGTCGGCAACGTTCTGAGCAACACTTTTGTCACGAAGGGCCTCTGAAACAGCACCAAGGTGTTTGGCAAAGGTGTTTCGTGCATTGAGGGTGCCAAGCAAACCCATCCATTGTGAAAAGCGCTTTGGTCACCAGTTCCGAGGAGGTGTGGACTTTGATTGGTAGGACTGCTCCGCCTTGCTCGTTGTTTTTGCTGCCTGCCACCGCCTTTGTCATGTTTTCAGGGTGTCAGCGACGGTTTTCGCAGCCTCCAAGAATAATGAGCGTGCTCCATAAAGCTTCTGAGCGACCTCACACTCGTTGTCTGACGAAGGTCGGCTGTTTATCATGTCACCATTTGCAAGGAACACCATTCGGTTGTCGCGGTCATCCTTGTCTTGTCCATTAGGAATGGGAAAGAGCGATGGGCGCAGCACACCGCTGCCCACGAACACTCATTGATGAACGAGGGAGCGGGGGTGCAATCTCCGGTATCCCGGTGAAGCGCATTGTTCTTCGCATCCTCTTCGACGACGTCATAGTCATACCACAAATCGCTGATGCGGTGAAACATCTCGTAAGTTGGTAGGAGGTTTGCGTGGCTGCGCCGAAGTGCGAGCTTCAGCGCGCGGGACAGAGCATGGTGCCGCCCTGTTCAAGGAGGTTGCGCCACATTGCCACGCGAAGAGTCAGTTCGGTGCTTTGCAGGTAGGCATCGTTCAACAGGGAGGACCACGTGCTCACCTCACGCGCGACATCGCCATTAGGGGTAGTGCTTGTAGGGTTCACGCTCTTGCACAGCGCCCACGCGCTGCGGAACTGCGCGCGGAGCCACTCCGCTTTGGGTGGCGACATATGCCGTCCAAGATTGAAATCCGTCTCGTACACGTCCTCGATGCAGATGCGGTAGAAACGCGATCGCGGAGAATGATGGCGTCTGTTTCGTTGTCCACGGTCCAGCCAAGCGCTTTCTTTGTCGTTATTGTGGCAGGGTCGTTGCTTCTGCAGTCGTGGCGCAGGGAAACGACTTCGTTGTCCCAGTCGAA from Bactrocera neohumeralis isolate Rockhampton unplaced genomic scaffold, APGP_CSIRO_Bneo_wtdbg2-racon-allhic-juicebox.fasta_v2 ctg5232, whole genome shotgun sequence encodes:
- the LOC126767297 gene encoding LOW QUALITY PROTEIN: cruzipain-like (The sequence of the model RefSeq protein was modified relative to this genomic sequence to represent the inferred CDS: inserted 1 base in 1 codon; deleted 1 base in 1 codon), with product MTAKVIVVLLVMVAFAMATTASALPIWQSVRHKGRGKPPHDGVRAEYAHDAVSASSEPHARFAPNKFTDLTPEEFQAQYANGASFFANDANKPTPTAEAVVRTAAPASYDWREXNAVTAVKDQGSCGSCWAFSAIGAIEGINAVAGNGLVTLSEQQLVSCDTVDAACNGGLMAQAYDWLLQNTGGQVYTEDSYPYASGGGQVEACKTAPGEVGATITGYVDLSGNEANIAAWLAENGPVAIAVDATTWQIYSGGVLSSCFGYQLNHGVLAVGYNDSATPPYWIVKNSWGPTWGEEGYIHLKKGANVCMMSDYAVSVTVGDSPTTSRHPTSTPTPGEMKFVQRSCFNSKCTLLCSSVTQPVGSCIIGKGRGSTIFECTANEIVEKSYSSGDCTGTASTATMPLRTCLQSYLGYYENICQ